In the genome of Phycisphaerales bacterium, the window TCGCGGAAGTAGATGCCAAACTCCTTGCTCGGTGCAATGAACGAGTAGTAGAGCCCGATGGGGCAGGCTCGCATGCAAAAGCCCCAGCGCCACCACCAGCCCAGCGAAGCCAGCGCCGCGATCGCGCCCAGCGAAAGTCCCCACACCCACGCCAGCGCCTCGGGCGAATCGAACGCCACGAACGCAGCAGGGCTGGTCCACCACAGCATGCACGAGACCACGAGCAGAGCGCTGTGGCCCAGCGGCCCGGCCAGATCGCGCCAGCGCCTCCAGCGCGCGTAACGCTTGTCAGGCTTGAGGTTTGCCACGTCGGCGAGGCGATTGAGAAAGCCCACCGGGCAGCCCCAGCCGCAGAACATCCGCCCGCAGGCGAAATTGATCAGAAACGTAACGATGTACAGCGCGGCGATCCCGAGGATGACCGCCGCGAGCCCCTCTTTGAAGGTCGCTTCCTGGTAGAGCATCCGGTGCTGGCCGCTGTACAGATCGACCCGAGCCAGGCCTGAGAGAGGGATGACGAACAGGATGCCGATGGTGATGGCCTGCGTGAGATAGCGAAGCCAGACGTAGCGGTGGCCGCGCTGCTCGACGCGGGGAAGCACTTTGAGTCGAACGTCGGTGGCCAAGGCGTCTCCAGAGGGCGGCGGCATTTCAGCCGACCCGGTTGGCAAGCGTAGTTGGTCAGCGCACCCAACGACTCAATTCAGGGTCGGCTCCAGCGGCAATTGAGGGCTCACCCCGGCCCGCCAGCGGGATTGGGGGCAGAATCCCCGAAGTGGCTGCCAAAGCGGGGGAAGTGGGATAAAGCAGATTCATTTGTCCGATTTCGCCGGTATACTCACATGACTTCCTACCCTCGGGGGCCGGACATGCTTTCCACCACCGCTGAATACGCCCTGCGCATGATGATCGCCCTGGCCGAAGCTGAAGGCCGGCCTCTGACCAGCGAACAGCTCTCACGGCGCACCGATGTCTCGCCCGACTACGCCGTGAAGATCCTCCAGCAACTCGGCCGGGCGAAGTTTGTTCGGGCCCAGCGCGGCCGCGGGGGCGGGTTCCGTCTCGCCTGCGACCCGACGAGGACCACGCTGCTCGATCTGGTGCGCGTCATCGATCCGCTCGATCGCATCAACCGCTGCCCGCTGGGCCGCGTCGAACACGAAGGCCGACTGTGCGCGCTGCACG includes:
- a CDS encoding 4Fe-4S dicluster domain-containing protein → MATDVRLKVLPRVEQRGHRYVWLRYLTQAITIGILFVIPLSGLARVDLYSGQHRMLYQEATFKEGLAAVILGIAALYIVTFLINFACGRMFCGWGCPVGFLNRLADVANLKPDKRYARWRRWRDLAGPLGHSALLVVSCMLWWTSPAAFVAFDSPEALAWVWGLSLGAIAALASLGWWWRWGFCMRACPIGLYYSFIAPSKEFGIYFREATSDGQKDACLHCNACIKVCPVDLNPMDLAQPIAARGGVSVADAPANNHCLKCGDCIQACEMMIDLAAARRGITEVPLQFGFYKGEQRIGRVAPVVRDTADASSPRDA
- a CDS encoding Rrf2 family transcriptional regulator is translated as MLSTTAEYALRMMIALAEAEGRPLTSEQLSRRTDVSPDYAVKILQQLGRAKFVRAQRGRGGGFRLACDPTRTTLLDLVRVIDPLDRINRCPLGRVEHEGRLCALHASIDRAIEVLHEQLHSYTLADLLEDERGTMCASDEETVQVSIERTGNGAVPRSN